A section of the Acidobacterium capsulatum ATCC 51196 genome encodes:
- the dinB gene encoding DNA polymerase IV — translation MAETLLSPQPATPRKIVHVDMDAFYASVEQRDAPELRGKPVVVAWRGRRSVVCAASYEARQFGVRSAMPAVTAERLCPQAIFVPPDFTRYKAVSRAVREIFERHTDLIEPLSLDEAYLDVTHNKTGLPTATKVAITIRRQIREELSLTASAGVAPNKFLAKIASDWRKPDGLFVIQPQDLATFLPPLAVGRIPGVGKVTEERLARLGIRTAGDLQHYDLATLESNFGRYGLRLYHLARGVDHSPVTPNRPTKSVSAEDTFEADIPLSATEPVIRRLSEKVWNASRREARIARTVVLKLKTGDFHIHTRSLTPETPPASCEELTAIALSLRERVDLGADRLYRLIGVGLSNFRDPEPDAAEDAGDIFAGLRLNAS, via the coding sequence ATGGCTGAGACGCTGCTCTCTCCGCAACCCGCGACGCCGCGCAAGATCGTTCATGTGGACATGGACGCTTTCTACGCCTCGGTGGAGCAACGCGATGCCCCGGAGTTGCGCGGCAAGCCAGTGGTGGTCGCCTGGCGCGGCCGGCGTTCGGTGGTATGCGCGGCCTCTTATGAAGCGCGGCAGTTCGGTGTGCGCTCGGCCATGCCGGCCGTTACCGCCGAGCGGCTCTGTCCGCAGGCCATCTTTGTGCCGCCGGATTTCACCCGCTACAAGGCTGTATCTCGCGCGGTGCGCGAGATATTCGAGCGCCATACCGATCTCATTGAGCCGCTCTCGCTCGACGAAGCCTACCTCGACGTCACGCACAACAAGACGGGATTGCCCACCGCTACCAAGGTGGCCATCACTATCCGGAGACAGATTCGCGAAGAACTGTCTCTGACGGCCTCGGCCGGCGTTGCTCCCAACAAGTTTCTGGCCAAGATTGCCTCGGACTGGCGCAAACCCGATGGACTTTTTGTGATTCAGCCGCAGGACCTTGCTACCTTTTTGCCGCCGCTGGCGGTGGGCCGCATTCCCGGCGTTGGCAAGGTCACGGAGGAGCGGCTGGCGCGGCTTGGCATTCGCACGGCCGGCGACCTGCAGCACTATGACCTGGCTACGCTCGAGTCCAACTTTGGCCGGTATGGGCTGCGGCTCTATCACCTTGCGCGCGGCGTGGATCACAGTCCCGTCACGCCGAATCGGCCCACAAAGTCGGTCTCGGCGGAAGACACCTTCGAGGCCGACATTCCGCTATCGGCGACCGAGCCGGTGATACGGCGGTTGTCAGAAAAGGTCTGGAACGCATCGCGCCGCGAGGCCCGCATCGCGCGCACGGTGGTGCTGAAACTCAAGACCGGCGACTTTCACATTCACACACGCAGCCTGACGCCAGAGACACCGCCCGCAAGCTGCGAAGAACTCACGGCGATCGCCTTGAGTCTGCGCGAGCGCGTCGATCTGGGCGCGGACCGTCTTTATCGCCTGATTGGTGTGGGCCTCAGCAATTTCCGCGATCCTGAGCCGGATGCGGCGGAAGATGCCGGGGATATCTTTGCGGGCTTACGGCTGAATGCCTCGTAG
- the cyaY gene encoding iron donor protein CyaY yields MLDENAFRKHSEAALEALKKSLLTAEEDGDFEVEEQNGVLNILFEDSGARFVITPNTPIRQIWISALTTSFKLDWSEEAAAFVLPKDGTPLKPLVARLINQQLGHDAVTL; encoded by the coding sequence ATGCTGGATGAAAATGCCTTTCGCAAACACTCTGAGGCCGCCCTCGAAGCCTTGAAAAAGTCCCTGCTCACTGCCGAAGAAGACGGCGACTTTGAAGTGGAAGAGCAGAACGGCGTGCTCAACATTCTCTTTGAGGACTCCGGAGCCCGCTTCGTCATCACCCCCAACACTCCCATTCGCCAAATCTGGATCTCGGCGCTTACGACCAGCTTCAAGCTGGACTGGTCTGAGGAGGCCGCAGCCTTTGTTCTGCCCAAGGATGGAACGCCTCTCAAACCACTCGTGGCCCGGCTCATCAACCAGCAATTAGGCCACGACGCGGTTACGCTTTAG
- a CDS encoding tetratricopeptide repeat protein, translating to MQRRKLLYSLGLMLVAVYAGQMRAETIHTAALNRSPQVLAGFQCFYSMDYDCARVIFQRVRAEHPGDALATDYLLNDEVFEELNRLDLLDSTFYATNGFLTGNHLVQEDPKAAARIKSLASEAVNEADARLKTTPNDVDAIFARGWAKSLEATYIAMAERGFGQAFRLASQARSDCHRALEIDPDYVDAKLVVGVYEYVVGALPWAFKLLIGFIGIHGSKATGMAMLQDDAVHGAITRVDANTAIMLFLRREAKYDLAIEIAQQMSREYPHNYLFSLEIANLEKDRGLGMTAVYAYERTIADAKKPDFFHNAHLELAYFGLGEALRGQKHYPEAEAAYQAAAQDAVTSPELRQRCLVAAGMTYDLAGNHALAVHEYEQVIAIGHDSVEANKAREYLRSPYRE from the coding sequence GTGCAACGTAGGAAATTGCTCTATAGCCTGGGACTGATGCTTGTCGCCGTCTACGCGGGTCAGATGCGCGCGGAGACGATTCATACCGCTGCGCTCAACCGTTCCCCGCAAGTGTTAGCTGGCTTTCAATGTTTTTATAGCATGGATTATGACTGCGCACGTGTAATTTTTCAGCGCGTGCGGGCCGAGCATCCAGGCGATGCGCTGGCCACGGACTATCTGCTCAACGATGAAGTTTTCGAAGAGTTGAACCGGCTTGATCTGCTCGACAGTACCTTCTACGCGACGAATGGATTTCTGACTGGCAATCATCTCGTGCAGGAAGATCCGAAGGCTGCGGCGCGCATCAAGTCACTGGCAAGTGAGGCTGTGAATGAAGCGGATGCGCGGTTGAAGACCACTCCGAATGATGTGGATGCAATCTTTGCGAGAGGTTGGGCCAAGTCGCTTGAGGCGACCTACATTGCAATGGCGGAGAGAGGCTTCGGGCAAGCCTTCCGGCTCGCCTCACAGGCGCGATCCGATTGCCACCGCGCTCTTGAAATCGATCCTGACTACGTAGACGCGAAGCTGGTAGTGGGCGTGTATGAGTACGTGGTGGGCGCGCTGCCGTGGGCGTTCAAGCTGCTCATTGGCTTTATCGGTATTCATGGCTCAAAGGCCACCGGCATGGCCATGCTGCAGGACGATGCCGTGCATGGTGCGATTACTCGCGTCGATGCGAATACGGCGATCATGCTCTTCTTGCGGCGGGAAGCGAAGTACGATCTGGCGATTGAGATAGCACAGCAGATGTCGCGCGAATATCCGCACAACTATCTCTTCAGCCTTGAAATTGCGAATCTTGAGAAGGACAGAGGTTTGGGGATGACGGCGGTCTATGCCTATGAACGGACCATTGCCGACGCGAAGAAGCCGGATTTCTTTCACAACGCGCATCTCGAATTGGCTTATTTCGGATTGGGCGAGGCATTGCGCGGGCAGAAACACTACCCGGAGGCCGAGGCGGCGTATCAGGCTGCGGCGCAGGATGCGGTCACAAGTCCGGAGTTGAGGCAGCGTTGTTTGGTGGCGGCGGGCATGACCTATGATCTGGCTGGCAATCACGCGCTGGCAGTGCATGAGTATGAGCAGGTGATTGCGATTGGGCATGACAGTGTGGAGGCCAACAAGGCCCGGGAGTATCTGCGATCGCCCTACCGGGAATAG
- a CDS encoding PspC domain-containing protein yields MTPPPVYAPASRLIRPRAGRMVAGVCQGLANAYVWDVAWVRVITVLLAVFGGGMGIIAYVIFWIVMPEEPLALPPVTPYPPQGTNAGNSVGGQ; encoded by the coding sequence ATGACGCCTCCGCCGGTGTATGCTCCGGCGTCGCGGCTGATCCGTCCTCGCGCGGGGCGCATGGTGGCTGGCGTGTGCCAGGGGCTGGCCAATGCCTATGTGTGGGATGTGGCCTGGGTGCGTGTGATCACCGTGCTGCTGGCGGTTTTTGGAGGCGGCATGGGGATCATCGCGTATGTCATCTTCTGGATTGTGATGCCGGAGGAGCCGCTGGCTCTTCCGCCCGTGACGCCGTATCCGCCGCAGGGAACAAACGCCGGAAACTCGGTGGGAGGCCAATAG
- a CDS encoding alpha/beta fold hydrolase produces the protein MHYRSDDAQLFYTEQGAGAPLVLLHPTPLHHGFWLPMVSMLAARYRVVMPDLRGHGQSEAGDGPVTMEKLGADVERLLDELRIERAMFAGCSVGGYTLYELWRRCPQRVQALAFCSSKPQADTEQNRATRQANIEKIRQRGSSDFIEAMLASLIGPSTRSRLPQKTAEAREMMQAMRPEAIIAVQQGLASRPDSVETAKRIKAPCCVVAAGEDGGSTPADMRLLADAIRSGGAKVEYHEVPDAGHYAPWEQPETVGRMLRQFFESAR, from the coding sequence TTGCATTACCGGTCGGACGATGCGCAGTTGTTCTATACCGAGCAGGGCGCAGGTGCGCCTCTGGTGTTGCTGCATCCTACGCCACTGCATCATGGCTTCTGGCTCCCGATGGTCAGCATGCTGGCCGCACGCTATCGCGTGGTGATGCCTGATCTGCGCGGACATGGGCAGTCGGAGGCAGGTGACGGCCCCGTCACCATGGAAAAGCTGGGCGCGGACGTGGAGCGATTGCTGGACGAGCTGCGCATCGAGCGCGCGATGTTCGCCGGCTGTTCCGTTGGCGGTTACACGCTGTATGAGCTTTGGCGGCGGTGTCCGCAACGTGTGCAGGCGCTGGCCTTTTGCAGCAGTAAACCCCAGGCGGATACGGAGCAGAATCGCGCCACGCGGCAGGCGAATATCGAGAAGATTCGGCAGCGCGGCAGCAGCGATTTCATTGAGGCAATGCTGGCCTCGTTGATTGGCCCGTCGACCCGGAGCCGCTTGCCGCAGAAGACGGCCGAGGCTCGCGAGATGATGCAGGCCATGCGCCCCGAGGCGATCATCGCCGTGCAGCAGGGGCTCGCGTCGCGTCCTGACTCCGTGGAGACGGCGAAGAGAATCAAGGCTCCGTGCTGTGTGGTGGCTGCGGGCGAAGATGGCGGCAGCACGCCGGCGGACATGCGGCTGCTGGCGGATGCAATTCGCTCTGGCGGCGCGAAGGTGGAGTATCACGAGGTTCCCGACGCGGGCCACTATGCGCCGTGGGAGCAGCCGGAGACGGTGGGCCGGATGCTGCGCCAGTTTTTCGAGAGCGCGCGGTAG
- the lysA gene encoding diaminopimelate decarboxylase: MLFSARSALSQVRPFSYPDRRAALHVEGVSLEALARRHGTPLYVYSADHIAQRFDLFARAFAPVSHLICFAVKANSALAILQLLEKRGAGFDIVSGGELERVLAVNKKAAERVVFSGVGKTAPEMDLALRSGILLFHVESEGELELLAERASKLRKRAAVSLRVNPDVFAETHPYISTGLREHKFGIEMARARKVYRAVARHKYLEARGVSVHIGSQIRMAEPFGAAAERVAALIGQLRKDGHGIRFLDAGGGLGIEYQAGLEDASFDPAERVQQYAAALLHAVATVPEITLLLEPGRFLVAQAGALVTRVLYRKQNGAKHFVIVDAAMNDLIRPALYQAHHEVVPVLPRRGARSMVADIVGPVCETGDFFARDRAMAAVREGELLAILDAGAYGMSLSSNYNSRVRPAEVLVSGKRARLIRRRETINDLLAPEKF, translated from the coding sequence TTGCTTTTCTCTGCGAGGTCTGCCCTGTCTCAGGTTCGCCCCTTTTCCTACCCTGATCGACGTGCCGCGTTGCACGTGGAAGGTGTATCTCTTGAAGCGCTGGCCAGGCGTCATGGCACGCCGCTCTATGTGTATTCAGCCGATCATATCGCCCAGCGCTTTGATTTGTTTGCGCGCGCCTTCGCGCCGGTTTCGCACCTGATCTGTTTTGCGGTGAAGGCCAACTCCGCGCTGGCTATTCTGCAATTGCTCGAAAAGCGTGGCGCGGGCTTTGACATTGTCTCCGGCGGCGAGCTGGAGCGCGTGCTGGCCGTCAACAAAAAGGCGGCCGAGCGCGTCGTATTTTCCGGCGTCGGCAAAACTGCTCCCGAGATGGATCTCGCGCTGCGTTCCGGCATTCTGCTGTTTCATGTGGAGAGCGAAGGCGAGTTGGAACTGCTCGCCGAGCGCGCGTCCAAATTGCGTAAGCGGGCCGCGGTGTCACTGCGTGTGAATCCCGACGTCTTTGCCGAGACGCATCCGTACATCTCCACAGGACTGCGAGAGCACAAGTTTGGCATTGAGATGGCGCGGGCGCGCAAGGTGTACCGCGCGGTGGCCAGGCACAAGTATCTTGAAGCACGCGGTGTGAGCGTGCATATCGGCTCGCAGATTCGTATGGCCGAGCCCTTTGGCGCAGCGGCCGAACGCGTCGCGGCGTTGATTGGTCAACTGCGCAAGGACGGCCACGGCATCCGCTTTCTGGACGCCGGCGGCGGCCTCGGCATTGAGTATCAGGCCGGGCTTGAGGATGCGAGCTTCGATCCGGCCGAGCGCGTGCAGCAGTATGCGGCCGCGCTGTTGCACGCGGTGGCCACGGTGCCCGAGATTACGCTGCTGTTGGAGCCGGGACGCTTCCTGGTCGCGCAGGCCGGTGCGCTGGTGACGCGCGTGCTGTATCGCAAGCAGAATGGCGCGAAGCATTTCGTGATTGTGGACGCTGCGATGAATGACCTGATTCGCCCGGCGCTCTACCAGGCGCATCACGAGGTGGTGCCAGTGTTGCCGCGGCGTGGCGCGAGGTCGATGGTGGCCGACATTGTGGGCCCGGTCTGCGAAACCGGCGACTTTTTTGCGCGCGACCGGGCGATGGCAGCGGTCCGCGAGGGCGAGCTCTTGGCAATTCTGGATGCGGGAGCCTATGGTATGTCACTGAGTTCCAATTACAACTCGCGTGTGCGCCCTGCAGAAGTGCTGGTGAGCGGCAAGCGCGCGCGGTTGATTCGCAGGCGCGAGACGATCAACGATTTGCTGGCGCCGGAAAAATTCTGA
- a CDS encoding carboxylesterase/lipase family protein, translating to MLSSKVRIAVGCGLMAAMAWAGAPLAHASNELVVKTESGKVRGEWSSDHMVRKFLGIPYAQPPVGKLRWHAPLPAKHWHGVRDAVAFGPHCTQPALYADMVFRDPGNSEDCLSLNVWAPPAKKHDKLPVMVWIYGGGYITGGTSEPRQDGTNLAHKGVILVSMNYRLGIFGFFAGSGLAKESPHHAAGNYGLMDQSLALHWVHDNIAKFGGDPNNVTIFGESAGSMSVSTQMAAPSSQGMFARAAGESGGAFGNLTYPSLASAEKKDDAFMRKAFGTDDIAKLRKVSADALLKAEVNPAYGRVGFMPDIDGWYLPQTVPAIFAEGKQAHVPLLAGWNRDEGSFSMLGHPPTTLDSFEAFAHKAFETNADAFLKAYAASNDQEAARARLDFAGDNFIAYSTWAWIEGQVKTGDAPVYRYYFALGSPGDMVHPASLGAFHSDDIEYVFGNLDSRRGAHWRPEDYALSNQMQNYWTDFAKTGDPNGSGLPQWPKYDAADNWQVMHLEPDAHAEPAQHRDRYEFLEKVWGNHPRSNQ from the coding sequence GTGCTGAGCAGCAAAGTGCGGATAGCAGTGGGCTGTGGATTGATGGCGGCGATGGCGTGGGCGGGTGCCCCTTTGGCGCATGCCTCCAATGAGCTGGTGGTGAAGACAGAGAGCGGCAAGGTGCGCGGCGAGTGGAGCAGCGACCACATGGTGCGCAAGTTTCTTGGCATTCCGTATGCGCAGCCGCCGGTGGGCAAGCTGCGCTGGCACGCTCCGCTTCCGGCGAAGCACTGGCATGGCGTGCGCGATGCTGTAGCCTTTGGCCCGCACTGCACGCAGCCGGCGCTGTATGCCGACATGGTCTTTCGCGATCCCGGCAACAGTGAAGACTGCCTGTCGCTGAACGTGTGGGCGCCGCCCGCGAAGAAGCACGACAAGTTGCCGGTGATGGTGTGGATTTATGGCGGCGGATATATCACGGGCGGCACCTCGGAGCCGCGTCAGGATGGGACGAATCTCGCGCACAAAGGCGTGATTCTCGTCTCGATGAACTACCGCCTGGGCATCTTCGGCTTCTTTGCCGGCTCGGGTCTCGCCAAGGAGTCTCCGCACCACGCAGCCGGCAATTATGGCCTGATGGACCAGAGCCTCGCGTTGCACTGGGTGCATGACAACATTGCCAAGTTTGGCGGCGACCCGAACAACGTAACGATTTTTGGCGAGTCGGCGGGATCGATGTCCGTGAGCACACAGATGGCGGCTCCATCATCGCAGGGCATGTTTGCGCGTGCTGCTGGCGAAAGCGGCGGTGCGTTTGGAAATCTGACCTATCCCTCACTGGCCTCTGCCGAAAAGAAGGACGATGCCTTTATGCGGAAGGCATTCGGCACCGATGACATTGCCAAGCTGCGCAAAGTGAGCGCCGATGCTCTGCTCAAGGCAGAGGTAAATCCCGCATATGGCCGCGTCGGCTTCATGCCCGATATCGATGGCTGGTATCTGCCCCAGACCGTACCGGCGATTTTTGCCGAGGGCAAGCAGGCGCATGTTCCTCTGCTGGCAGGCTGGAACCGTGACGAGGGCAGCTTCAGCATGCTTGGGCATCCGCCGACCACGCTGGATTCCTTCGAAGCCTTTGCGCACAAAGCATTCGAGACGAACGCGGACGCCTTCCTGAAGGCTTATGCCGCCAGCAACGACCAGGAAGCGGCGCGCGCCCGGCTTGATTTTGCGGGTGACAACTTCATCGCTTACAGCACATGGGCCTGGATTGAAGGACAGGTGAAGACGGGCGATGCGCCGGTCTACCGCTATTACTTCGCGCTTGGCTCGCCGGGCGATATGGTGCATCCGGCCTCGCTGGGCGCCTTTCATTCCGATGACATCGAGTATGTCTTCGGCAACCTTGATTCGCGTCGTGGAGCGCACTGGCGTCCCGAGGACTACGCACTCTCCAATCAGATGCAGAACTACTGGACGGATTTTGCCAAGACGGGCGACCCCAATGGCTCGGGCCTGCCGCAGTGGCCGAAGTATGACGCGGCGGATAACTGGCAGGTGATGCACCTTGAGCCCGATGCTCATGCGGAACCGGCGCAACACCGGGACCGGTACGAGTTTCTGGAGAAGGTGTGGGGCAATCATCCCCGGTCAAATCAGTAG
- a CDS encoding ATP-binding cassette domain-containing protein yields the protein MPEPLLTARLSRRFPHFRLQVALELTAPLTVLFGPSAAGKSTLLRLIAGLDHEGEGRITLEGRTLLDTQQRLHVSAGQRGIGYLPQRAALFPHRTVAQNIAFGIRHLNRAEREQRIDEMLALVDAQALRDRKPPQLSGGEKQRIAIARALAPRPRLLLLDEPLAALDAAAKLPIVACLQRSGIPLLYVSHDLAEIWNLPAQALLLDAGQITARGPLREVLAPHRAQLLTQLQS from the coding sequence ATGCCTGAGCCTCTGCTCACGGCCCGCCTGAGCCGCCGCTTCCCTCATTTCCGGTTGCAGGTGGCTCTCGAACTCACCGCGCCGTTGACGGTTCTCTTCGGACCCTCCGCCGCGGGCAAGAGTACGCTGCTGCGCCTCATCGCCGGGCTCGACCATGAGGGCGAGGGACGCATCACGCTCGAAGGACGCACGCTTCTCGACACGCAGCAACGCCTCCATGTCTCGGCAGGACAACGCGGCATCGGCTATCTGCCGCAGCGGGCCGCACTCTTTCCGCATCGCACGGTGGCACAGAATATCGCCTTTGGCATCCGGCATCTCAACCGCGCCGAACGCGAGCAGCGCATCGACGAAATGCTGGCGCTCGTCGATGCCCAGGCCCTGCGCGACCGCAAGCCGCCGCAGCTTTCCGGCGGAGAGAAACAGCGCATCGCCATCGCCCGCGCGCTCGCCCCGCGCCCGCGCCTGCTGCTGCTCGATGAACCGCTGGCCGCGCTCGACGCCGCCGCCAAGCTACCCATCGTGGCCTGCCTGCAGCGCAGCGGCATCCCGCTGCTCTATGTGTCGCATGATCTCGCGGAAATCTGGAACCTGCCCGCGCAAGCGCTCCTGCTCGACGCCGGACAAATCACAGCTCGAGGCCCCTTGCGCGAAGTGCTAGCTCCTCATCGCGCACAGTTGCTCACGCAGTTGCAGTCGTGA
- the modB gene encoding molybdate ABC transporter permease subunit, giving the protein MTAASSTPWLDLPALWVTLRLAAVTTAILLVLGTAIAFWIVSTSSRLRALVEALCALPLLLPPTVLGFYLLVLLGPRTAFGRMLAHLAGHPLAFTFSGLVIGSVLYSLPFAVQPLVAGFQAVDPALTEQATLLGVGRLRILRELLLPLSRRSVLTAVTLVFAHTVGEFGVVLMIGGDIPGATRTLSIAIYDQVQDFAYTQANHTSLVLLAMATLALLAVYWRGSRPRPSYA; this is encoded by the coding sequence ATGACCGCTGCTTCCTCCACTCCGTGGCTCGATCTGCCCGCGCTCTGGGTCACCCTGCGTCTGGCCGCGGTCACCACAGCCATTCTGCTCGTGCTCGGCACAGCCATCGCATTCTGGATCGTCTCGACGTCTTCGCGTCTCCGCGCATTAGTGGAAGCGCTGTGCGCCTTGCCGCTGCTGCTGCCGCCCACGGTGCTCGGCTTTTATCTGCTCGTGCTGCTTGGCCCACGCACAGCTTTCGGGCGGATGCTTGCCCATCTGGCCGGGCATCCGCTGGCATTTACCTTTTCGGGGCTCGTGATCGGCTCGGTTCTCTACAGCCTGCCCTTCGCCGTGCAGCCTTTGGTGGCCGGCTTTCAGGCCGTCGACCCCGCGCTCACCGAGCAGGCCACGCTGCTGGGCGTCGGCCGCCTGCGCATTCTGCGCGAATTGCTGCTGCCGCTCTCGCGACGTTCTGTACTCACGGCGGTGACACTTGTCTTCGCGCATACCGTTGGCGAATTTGGCGTGGTGCTCATGATCGGCGGCGACATTCCCGGCGCGACGCGCACGCTCTCCATTGCCATCTACGATCAGGTGCAGGACTTCGCCTACACGCAAGCCAACCACACCTCGCTCGTGCTGCTGGCGATGGCCACGCTGGCGCTGCTCGCCGTCTACTGGCGCGGTTCGCGGCCGAGGCCCTCCTATGCCTGA
- the modA gene encoding molybdate ABC transporter substrate-binding protein — MSEKWRRVLLSILFCATLLSLQGLAQAQPPRTLRLAAAADLEPVLPPLLEQFQKQTGIEVETSYKSSAVLATQILNGAPFDLFLAADMAFPQRVIDGGRGLTAHPTPYARGTLVLWTRNDSGLAKLSLATLRSSAVRTIAIANPLHAPYGRAAQETLVHTGLLAAVKGKLVVAENIAQAAQYAASGNAQAGFVSLTSALTPRLRAAGHFVRVPQQDYAPLIQGAVAIQGAAHARAAQQFLHFLAEPSTRAQLARAGLDPPQA, encoded by the coding sequence GTGTCTGAGAAATGGCGTCGCGTTCTGCTGAGCATTCTTTTTTGCGCAACCCTGCTCTCGCTGCAGGGCCTGGCGCAAGCGCAACCGCCGCGCACGCTGCGCCTGGCCGCGGCTGCGGACCTGGAACCGGTGCTGCCGCCGCTTCTCGAACAGTTTCAGAAACAGACCGGCATCGAGGTCGAGACCTCCTACAAATCCTCCGCCGTGCTCGCCACGCAGATTCTCAACGGCGCGCCCTTTGATCTATTTCTCGCCGCGGATATGGCTTTTCCGCAACGCGTCATTGACGGTGGCCGCGGGCTCACGGCTCATCCCACGCCCTACGCGCGGGGCACACTCGTGCTCTGGACGCGCAACGACTCAGGACTGGCAAAGCTTTCGCTGGCCACTCTCAGATCCTCTGCTGTTCGCACCATCGCCATCGCAAATCCGCTGCATGCGCCCTACGGACGAGCGGCACAGGAGACGCTCGTCCATACCGGCCTGCTGGCTGCGGTGAAAGGCAAACTGGTCGTCGCGGAAAATATCGCGCAGGCCGCGCAATACGCAGCCTCAGGCAATGCGCAGGCCGGCTTCGTCTCGCTCACCTCAGCTTTGACGCCGCGCCTGCGAGCCGCCGGCCACTTTGTGCGCGTCCCGCAACAGGACTACGCGCCTCTCATTCAGGGCGCGGTCGCCATCCAGGGGGCAGCCCACGCCCGGGCCGCGCAGCAGTTTCTGCACTTCCTCGCCGAACCCTCCACGCGCGCCCAACTGGCCCGCGCCGGGCTGGACCCGCCGCAAGCATGA
- a CDS encoding helix-turn-helix transcriptional regulator, whose translation MAAVLSPREAALRLGISYPTMKQWIYRGKIKAVKTPGGHYRIPESELDSLLHKAKRPETPKREMMRTLSGRNQLVGRIVELKIDGLLAQVKLSIGGQIINSIITADAAREMQLKVGETVAALIKSTEVMVLRV comes from the coding sequence ATGGCCGCCGTTCTCTCACCACGCGAAGCCGCCCTGCGTTTGGGAATCTCCTATCCCACGATGAAGCAGTGGATCTACCGGGGCAAGATCAAAGCCGTGAAAACGCCCGGTGGCCACTACCGCATTCCAGAATCGGAGCTCGACTCTCTGCTGCACAAGGCCAAGCGCCCCGAAACCCCAAAGCGCGAGATGATGCGCACCCTGAGCGGACGCAATCAGCTCGTGGGCCGCATTGTCGAACTCAAAATCGATGGCCTGCTCGCGCAGGTCAAGCTCTCCATCGGCGGCCAGATCATCAACTCCATCATCACTGCCGATGCCGCGCGCGAAATGCAGCTCAAGGTGGGAGAAACCGTTGCCGCGCTCATCAAATCCACTGAGGTCATGGTGCTGCGTGTCTGA
- the thrC gene encoding threonine synthase — MRAAHQLRCTGCGQVTPPEEIAGDFRCAACGELFAVEYPGWAGAAPPNPGALRWLWKERRSSLAAADQSGVWRFRELLPIVQEHEIVTLREGNTPLYHLTQNAERLALPELYAKHQGMNPTASFKDTGMTAALSVAKARGFRWVACASTGNTSAAMAAYAARAGMRSLVLVPDGKIAWSKLAQSMDYGALTLQLKTDFDGCVAVLREVVRRAPVYLLNSVNPYRVEGQKTPAMEIVEALDWQAPEHVIVPGGNLANISALGKGFAEMHALGLLPVLPKLSVIQAEGANPLVRTMHEFSGEKLEPVEAQTRATAIRIGNPASWKKAVAVLRATGGTVEQVSEAEIALAKARLGAEGIGCEPASAVTLAGLEKMLIAGKVQRGERVVLLLTGHTLKDADYTIAYHRGELLRADEVAGPEQAALAQAIRDSRRDAVACEANVDAVLRLLHARDGGTA; from the coding sequence ATGCGTGCAGCCCACCAACTGCGTTGCACAGGATGCGGGCAGGTAACGCCGCCGGAAGAGATTGCGGGCGACTTTCGTTGCGCTGCCTGCGGAGAGCTGTTCGCCGTGGAGTATCCGGGCTGGGCTGGAGCAGCGCCGCCGAATCCCGGCGCACTGCGCTGGCTGTGGAAGGAACGGCGCAGCTCACTCGCCGCCGCCGACCAGAGCGGCGTCTGGCGCTTTCGCGAGCTGCTGCCGATTGTTCAGGAGCACGAGATTGTCACGCTGCGCGAGGGCAATACGCCTCTCTACCATCTGACGCAGAATGCCGAACGGCTTGCGCTGCCGGAACTCTATGCCAAGCATCAGGGCATGAATCCAACCGCGTCGTTCAAAGACACGGGCATGACGGCGGCTCTGAGCGTGGCCAAGGCGCGCGGCTTTCGCTGGGTGGCCTGCGCCTCCACCGGCAACACTTCGGCGGCGATGGCGGCTTACGCGGCGCGCGCGGGCATGCGCAGCCTGGTGCTGGTGCCCGATGGCAAGATCGCATGGAGCAAGTTGGCGCAGTCGATGGATTACGGCGCGCTGACGCTCCAACTGAAAACCGATTTTGACGGATGTGTCGCGGTGCTGCGTGAGGTGGTGCGGCGCGCTCCGGTGTATCTGCTGAATTCGGTCAATCCTTACCGCGTGGAAGGGCAGAAGACGCCGGCGATGGAAATCGTGGAGGCTCTGGACTGGCAGGCGCCGGAGCATGTGATTGTGCCGGGCGGCAACCTGGCGAATATCTCGGCGCTGGGCAAGGGCTTTGCAGAGATGCATGCGCTGGGGCTGCTGCCCGTGCTGCCGAAGCTGTCCGTGATTCAGGCCGAGGGCGCGAATCCGCTGGTGCGCACCATGCATGAGTTCTCTGGAGAAAAGCTGGAGCCGGTGGAGGCGCAAACGCGCGCCACGGCGATCCGGATAGGAAACCCCGCCTCATGGAAAAAGGCGGTAGCTGTGCTGCGGGCCACGGGCGGTACGGTGGAGCAGGTTTCGGAAGCCGAAATTGCTCTGGCCAAGGCGCGGCTGGGCGCGGAAGGCATCGGCTGCGAGCCGGCTTCCGCGGTGACGCTGGCGGGCCTTGAAAAGATGCTCATCGCGGGCAAGGTGCAGCGGGGCGAACGCGTCGTGCTGCTGCTGACCGGGCACACGCTCAAGGATGCCGATTACACGATTGCTTATCATCGCGGCGAACTGCTGCGCGCTGACGAAGTAGCCGGGCCAGAGCAGGCTGCGCTGGCGCAGGCCATTCGAGACTCGCGCCGGGATGCTGTGGCCTGCGAGGCCAATGTGGACGCGGTGCTGCGGCTGCTGCATGCGCGCGACGGAGGGACGGCATGA